A genomic window from Streptomyces sp. MST-110588 includes:
- a CDS encoding GatB/YqeY domain-containing protein translates to MTTLKAKLKDDLTTAIKSRDELRSSTLRLTLTAIQKEEVAGTEARELSDGEVQKIIAREAKKRREAAEAFEKGGRADQAERERAEGEVLADYLPKPLTDEELEGLVAEAVAQAKEGGAEGPRAMGAVMKIVNPKVAGRADGGRVSAMVKKLLAG, encoded by the coding sequence ATGACCACGCTCAAGGCCAAGCTCAAGGACGACCTCACCACCGCGATCAAGTCGCGCGACGAGCTGCGCTCCTCCACCCTCCGCCTCACCCTGACCGCCATCCAGAAGGAAGAGGTCGCGGGCACCGAGGCGCGCGAGCTGTCGGACGGCGAGGTCCAGAAGATCATCGCGCGGGAGGCCAAGAAGCGCCGCGAGGCCGCCGAGGCGTTCGAGAAGGGCGGCCGGGCCGATCAGGCCGAGCGCGAGCGTGCGGAGGGCGAGGTGCTCGCCGACTACCTGCCCAAGCCGCTCACGGACGAGGAGCTGGAGGGCCTGGTGGCCGAGGCCGTGGCACAGGCCAAGGAGGGCGGCGCCGAGGGGCCGCGCGCCATGGGTGCGGTCATGAAGATCGTGAACCCGAAGGTGGCGGGCCGGGCCGACGGCGGACGGGTGTCCGCGATGGTGAAGAAGCTGCTCGCGGGCTGA
- a CDS encoding bifunctional DNA primase/polymerase — MPHLDGPAQLTAALDAASRGWHVFPLIPGAKRPAIRDWETRATTDQERITRCWTHAPYNVGIATGPSGLIVVDLDTPKGPDDTPPAEWAAPGVTDGVDVLALLCERHRQPFPADTYTVRTWSGGTHLYFAAPEGEPLRNTAGDSARGLGWKVDTRAVGGLVVGAGSTFAGEAYTVAHNAPVAPLPGWLAELLRPAPLPPQRPVTVPLTARDRRGRFLNAAVNGELARVTGSAAHQHNNALYIASVALGQLVAGGELDAYEVTEKLTEAALSVGQGEREARRTIASGLRAGANRPRQVAA; from the coding sequence ATGCCTCACCTGGACGGCCCTGCCCAGCTCACCGCGGCGCTGGACGCCGCGTCGCGCGGCTGGCACGTCTTCCCCCTCATCCCCGGCGCCAAGCGCCCCGCCATCCGCGACTGGGAGACCCGCGCCACCACCGACCAAGAGCGCATCACCCGGTGCTGGACGCACGCCCCCTACAACGTCGGCATCGCCACCGGCCCCTCCGGGCTCATCGTCGTCGACCTCGACACCCCCAAAGGCCCGGACGACACCCCGCCGGCCGAATGGGCCGCCCCCGGCGTCACCGACGGCGTCGACGTGCTCGCCCTGCTCTGCGAGCGCCACCGCCAGCCCTTCCCCGCCGACACGTACACGGTCCGCACCTGGAGCGGCGGCACGCACCTGTACTTCGCCGCACCCGAGGGCGAGCCGCTGCGCAACACCGCCGGGGACAGCGCGCGCGGGCTGGGCTGGAAGGTCGACACCCGCGCTGTCGGCGGGCTCGTGGTCGGTGCGGGCAGCACCTTCGCCGGAGAGGCGTACACGGTGGCTCACAACGCCCCCGTGGCCCCGTTGCCCGGCTGGCTCGCTGAGCTGCTGCGCCCGGCGCCTCTGCCCCCGCAGAGGCCGGTCACGGTCCCACTCACGGCCCGCGACCGGCGCGGCAGGTTCCTGAACGCCGCGGTCAACGGCGAGTTGGCGCGCGTCACCGGCTCGGCTGCCCACCAGCACAACAACGCGCTCTACATCGCCTCCGTCGCCCTCGGTCAGTTGGTCGCCGGGGGAGAGCTGGACGCGTACGAGGTGACCGAGAAGCTCACCGAGGCAGCGCTCAGCGTCGGCCAGGGCGAGCGCGAAGCGCGCCGCACCATCGCCTCTGGCCTGCGCGCCGGAGCCAACCGCCCCCGGCAGGTCGCAGCATGA
- a CDS encoding transglycosylase domain-containing protein: MGKKRDGGGLTKTQQAAKFLGVSVLAGAVLAGLALPAAGALGLAAKGSVEGFDEIPANLKTPPLSQRTTILDAHGGEIAKVYSRDRTVVGLDDMSPYIRKAIVAIEDARFYEHGAIDLKGILRALNKNARSGGVSEGASTLTQQYVKNVFIEEAGDDPTKVAQATQQTIGRKVRELKYAIQVEQELGKRKILQNYLNITFFGQQAYGVEAASQRYFSKHAKDLTLEESALLAGIVQSPSRYDPVNDPKEAMRRRNTVLRRMAELKAVPRAQADAAAKKPITLHVSRPKNGCITAGSGAGFFCDYVREVFLNDPAFGKTRKARAKRWNQGGLTIRTTLDPKAQRSVQAALSERVYGTDPVAGAATIVEPGSGKILAMGQSRSYGFGPNQTQMNLSVDQRMGGGVGYQPGSTFKPIIAAAALEQGTSPYQSYSSPYKMPYPSPVDTCTGEWHRRRNDYVRNENTSEVGPYGMKEATAKSVNTYFVQLISDIGICPVSKMAAAMGVQRANGTKLEQSPAIALGSAEMSPLTMANAYATFANGGMYCTPVAIESITTAAGKSLPVPRSTCHRAMSQKTARTINALLKGVVEDGTGKEAGLSGRDSAGKTGTSDSRLAAWFVGYTPNMAGAVWVGDPAHRRKMFDISIGGRYHAKVYGADTPGPIWREAMTGALADKPAPSLPVVPVGAPDDGRNGDKGKGHGHGNGGGGNGGGNGNGGAGNGGGGNGGGGGNGGWHWPGGGHGDDKPGNGNGGGNGGWDFPDFPDILGGAYGGW, translated from the coding sequence ATGGGTAAGAAGCGCGACGGCGGGGGTCTGACCAAGACCCAGCAGGCCGCTAAATTCCTGGGCGTCAGCGTATTGGCGGGAGCCGTGCTGGCGGGCCTGGCCCTCCCCGCCGCCGGCGCCCTCGGCCTCGCGGCCAAGGGGTCGGTCGAGGGCTTCGACGAGATCCCGGCCAACCTCAAGACACCGCCGCTCAGCCAGCGGACGACGATCCTGGACGCGCACGGCGGCGAGATCGCCAAGGTCTACTCCCGCGACCGCACGGTGGTCGGCCTGGACGACATGTCCCCGTACATCCGTAAGGCGATCGTCGCGATCGAGGACGCCCGCTTCTATGAGCACGGCGCGATCGACCTGAAGGGCATCCTCCGCGCCCTCAACAAGAACGCCCGTTCCGGCGGCGTCTCCGAGGGTGCCTCGACCCTGACGCAGCAGTACGTGAAGAACGTCTTCATCGAGGAGGCCGGTGATGACCCGACCAAGGTCGCGCAGGCCACCCAGCAGACCATCGGCCGCAAGGTCAGGGAACTGAAGTACGCCATCCAGGTCGAGCAGGAGCTGGGCAAGCGCAAGATCCTGCAGAACTACCTCAACATCACCTTCTTCGGGCAGCAGGCGTACGGCGTCGAGGCCGCCTCCCAGCGGTACTTCAGCAAGCACGCCAAGGACCTGACCCTGGAGGAGTCCGCGCTGCTGGCCGGCATCGTCCAGTCACCGAGCCGGTACGACCCGGTCAACGACCCCAAAGAGGCGATGCGGCGCCGCAACACCGTCCTGCGGCGGATGGCCGAGCTGAAGGCCGTCCCCCGCGCCCAGGCGGACGCGGCGGCGAAGAAGCCGATCACGCTGCACGTCAGCCGCCCCAAGAACGGCTGCATCACCGCCGGCTCGGGCGCCGGCTTCTTCTGCGACTACGTACGCGAGGTCTTCCTCAACGACCCGGCCTTCGGCAAGACCCGCAAGGCCCGCGCCAAGCGCTGGAACCAGGGCGGGCTGACGATCCGTACGACACTGGACCCCAAGGCGCAGCGGTCGGTCCAGGCGGCGCTGAGCGAGCGCGTGTACGGAACCGACCCGGTGGCGGGCGCGGCGACCATCGTCGAGCCGGGCAGCGGCAAGATCCTGGCCATGGGGCAGTCGCGGTCCTACGGCTTCGGGCCGAACCAGACCCAGATGAACCTGTCGGTGGACCAGCGGATGGGCGGCGGCGTCGGCTACCAGCCCGGGTCGACCTTCAAGCCGATCATCGCGGCGGCGGCCCTGGAGCAGGGCACGAGCCCGTACCAGAGCTATTCGTCCCCGTACAAGATGCCCTACCCGAGCCCGGTGGACACCTGCACCGGGGAGTGGCACCGGCGCCGCAACGACTACGTCCGGAACGAGAACACCTCGGAGGTCGGCCCGTACGGCATGAAGGAGGCGACCGCCAAGTCGGTCAACACCTACTTCGTGCAGCTCATCAGCGACATCGGCATCTGCCCGGTCAGCAAGATGGCCGCCGCGATGGGCGTGCAGCGGGCCAACGGCACGAAGCTGGAGCAGAGCCCCGCCATCGCGCTCGGCTCGGCCGAGATGTCCCCGCTGACCATGGCGAACGCGTACGCCACCTTCGCCAACGGCGGCATGTACTGCACCCCGGTCGCCATCGAGTCGATCACCACCGCCGCGGGCAAGTCCCTCCCGGTCCCCCGGTCCACCTGCCACCGTGCGATGTCCCAGAAGACGGCCCGGACGATCAACGCGCTGCTCAAGGGCGTGGTCGAGGACGGTACGGGCAAGGAGGCCGGGCTCAGCGGCCGGGACAGCGCCGGCAAGACCGGCACCAGCGACAGCCGCCTCGCCGCCTGGTTCGTGGGCTACACCCCGAACATGGCGGGCGCGGTCTGGGTCGGTGACCCGGCACACCGGCGCAAGATGTTCGACATCAGCATCGGGGGCCGCTACCACGCCAAGGTGTACGGGGCCGACACCCCGGGCCCGATCTGGCGCGAGGCGATGACGGGCGCGCTGGCCGACAAGCCCGCGCCGTCGCTGCCCGTCGTGCCGGTCGGCGCTCCTGATGACGGCAGGAACGGCGACAAGGGGAAGGGGCACGGCCACGGGAACGGCGGGGGCGGCAACGGCGGCGGCAACGGCAACGGAGGCGCCGGGAACGGGGGCGGCGGCAACGGCGGCGGTGGCGGGAACGGCGGGTGGCACTGGCCCGGCGGCGGTCACGGTGACGACAAGCCGGGCAACGGCAACGGTGGAGGCAATGGCGGCTGGGACTTCCCGGACTTTCCCGACATCCTCGGAGGCGCCTACGGAGGCTGGTGA
- a CDS encoding ArsA family ATPase, with product MTADGLTPPGTDHGTTPYAEGPQSDGPHTDTSYAKSPATPHTPATPHAPAALHTSAALLDVDPLLDDPRTRIVVCCGAGGVGKTTTAAALGVRAAERGRRTVVLTIDPARRLAQSMGISELDNVPRRVKGIDESAGGELHAMMLDMKRTFDEIVESHADAERARAILENPFYQSLSAGFAGTQEYMAMEKLGQLRSRDAWDLIVVDTPPSRSALDFLDAPKRLGSFLDGKFIRVLMAPAKVGGRAGMKFLNVGMSMMTGTLSKLMGGQLLRDVQTFAAAMDTMFGGFRTRADATYRLLQAPGTAFLVVAAPERDALREAAYFVERLAAERMPLAGLVLNRVHGSGAAQLSAERALAAAEALTDLAAQQDTREDSQAPRDACAPRDTQGSQGSEGGPEDGPTAGPGGAGPAVSPYENLDGSGIVDLGGGNAGSRTADGSSPATAAVPPSDASDPRPSAEQLAAGLLRLHAERMQVLARERRTRDRFTALHPEVPVAQVAALSGDVHDLAGLREIGERLADQSPEQPGLDAAT from the coding sequence CACACCCCGGCCACCCCGCACGCTCCGGCCGCGCTGCACACCTCGGCCGCGCTGCTGGACGTCGACCCCCTCCTCGACGACCCGCGCACCCGCATCGTGGTGTGCTGCGGCGCGGGCGGCGTCGGCAAGACCACGACCGCCGCGGCCCTGGGCGTACGGGCCGCCGAGCGCGGTCGCAGGACCGTGGTGCTCACCATCGACCCGGCCCGTCGGCTGGCCCAGTCGATGGGCATCTCCGAACTGGACAACGTGCCGCGCCGGGTCAAGGGCATCGACGAGTCCGCGGGCGGCGAACTGCACGCGATGATGCTGGACATGAAGCGGACCTTCGACGAGATCGTCGAGAGCCACGCGGACGCGGAGCGCGCGCGGGCGATCCTGGAGAACCCCTTCTACCAGTCACTCTCGGCCGGTTTCGCCGGTACGCAGGAGTACATGGCCATGGAGAAGCTCGGCCAGCTCCGCTCGCGCGACGCCTGGGACCTGATCGTCGTCGACACCCCGCCCAGCCGCTCCGCGCTGGATTTCCTGGACGCGCCCAAGCGCCTGGGCTCCTTCCTGGACGGGAAGTTCATCCGCGTCCTGATGGCACCGGCGAAGGTCGGCGGCCGGGCCGGGATGAAGTTCCTCAATGTCGGCATGTCGATGATGACCGGTACGCTCAGCAAGCTGATGGGCGGCCAACTGCTGCGGGACGTCCAGACGTTCGCCGCCGCCATGGACACCATGTTCGGCGGCTTCCGCACCCGCGCGGACGCGACGTACCGGCTGCTCCAGGCGCCCGGCACCGCCTTTCTCGTCGTGGCCGCGCCGGAGCGGGACGCGCTGCGCGAGGCGGCGTACTTCGTGGAGCGGCTGGCCGCCGAGCGGATGCCGCTGGCCGGACTCGTACTGAACCGGGTGCACGGCAGCGGGGCCGCGCAGTTGAGCGCGGAGCGGGCGCTGGCCGCCGCGGAGGCTCTGACGGACCTGGCCGCCCAGCAGGACACCCGGGAGGACTCCCAGGCTCCCCGGGATGCCTGTGCGCCCCGGGACACCCAGGGCTCCCAGGGATCCGAGGGCGGGCCGGAGGACGGGCCGACGGCCGGACCGGGGGGAGCCGGCCCGGCGGTCAGTCCGTACGAAAATCTTGACGGGAGCGGCATTGTGGATCTCGGCGGCGGGAATGCTGGGTCTCGTACCGCCGATGGTTCCTCCCCCGCCACCGCGGCAGTGCCACCGTCAGACGCTTCCGACCCGCGCCCTTCGGCCGAGCAACTCGCCGCTGGGCTGCTGAGGCTGCACGCCGAACGTATGCAGGTCCTGGCGCGCGAGCGGCGCACCCGCGACCGCTTCACCGCACTCCATCCGGAGGTCCCGGTGGCGCAGGTCGCCGCGCTGTCCGGTGACGTCCACGACCTGGCCGGGCTACGGGAGATCGGCGAACGCCTCGCGGACCAGTCGCCCGAGCAGCCCGGCCTCGACGCGGCGACCTGA
- a CDS encoding AAA family ATPase, which produces MSTNPIPPLHLYSVPSDPEATPRELPKRERPRTAWTADQLMAADFPEPKWAIPGILAEGVNLLAGPPKVGKSWLSLGLALAVASGGHAFDSLPVDGGPVLYLALEDTPRRLQTRMGKMLGGQAAPAGLTLVTECPPFPQGGSDAIAGWLDRNPDARMVVIDVFAKMRGAAPQGVSAYDADYVAVGYAKRIADHYGIAVVLVHHVRKAGSDDFLTEVSGTNGIAGAADATLVLKRARGQADGILHVTGRDVDEAEYALRFQAASGAWQMLDGPVTDHTIGDTRAAILRRVRAHPGARPKDIAAALPQLDAENVRRTCSRMAADGQLTKDGTGRYYPDTETRTEGTPGVSQVSDCPSTPDDLREEVGQPGAELSHLSDSRSSAQQLRRKP; this is translated from the coding sequence ATGAGCACCAACCCGATTCCCCCGCTGCACCTGTACTCCGTGCCCAGCGACCCCGAGGCAACTCCGCGAGAGTTGCCGAAGCGGGAGCGCCCGCGCACCGCATGGACCGCGGATCAGCTCATGGCTGCGGACTTCCCGGAGCCGAAGTGGGCCATTCCCGGCATCCTCGCCGAGGGTGTGAACCTGCTCGCCGGACCGCCCAAGGTGGGCAAGTCGTGGCTTTCCCTCGGTCTGGCGCTCGCGGTCGCTTCCGGGGGCCATGCGTTCGACTCGCTGCCTGTCGACGGCGGCCCGGTGCTCTACCTCGCTTTGGAGGACACCCCGCGCCGTCTCCAGACCCGCATGGGCAAGATGCTGGGAGGGCAGGCGGCCCCGGCCGGGCTGACCCTGGTCACCGAATGCCCGCCCTTTCCCCAGGGCGGCAGCGACGCCATCGCCGGATGGCTGGACCGCAACCCGGACGCCCGCATGGTCGTCATCGACGTGTTCGCCAAGATGCGCGGCGCCGCCCCGCAGGGCGTGTCCGCCTACGACGCGGATTACGTGGCTGTCGGCTACGCCAAGCGGATCGCCGACCACTACGGCATCGCCGTGGTGCTCGTCCACCACGTCCGCAAGGCAGGCTCGGACGACTTCCTGACGGAGGTGTCCGGTACCAACGGCATCGCCGGAGCCGCAGACGCCACGCTCGTGCTCAAGCGGGCGCGCGGGCAGGCAGACGGCATCCTGCACGTCACCGGACGCGACGTCGACGAAGCCGAGTACGCGCTTCGGTTCCAAGCTGCATCCGGTGCCTGGCAGATGCTCGATGGCCCGGTAACCGACCACACCATCGGCGACACCCGCGCCGCGATCCTGCGCCGCGTCCGGGCCCACCCTGGCGCCCGGCCCAAGGACATCGCCGCCGCGCTGCCGCAGCTCGATGCCGAAAACGTCCGCCGCACCTGCTCGCGCATGGCCGCGGACGGACAGCTCACCAAGGACGGCACCGGCCGCTACTACCCGGACACCGAGACCCGGACCGAGGGCACACCGGGGGTGTCCCAGGTGTCCGACTGTCCCAGTACACCCGATGACCTGCGAGAAGAGGTGGGACAGCCCGGAGCGGAACTGTCCCACCTGTCCGACTCCCGTAGCTCAGCTCAACAGCTCAGGAGGAAGCCGTGA
- a CDS encoding WhiB family transcriptional regulator, protein MSWVTDWSAQAACRTTDPDELFVQGAAQNRAKAVCTGCPVRTECLADALDNRVEFGVWGGMTERERRALLRRRPTVTSWRRLLETARTEYERSTGILPVDCEDEETYENYAAAG, encoded by the coding sequence ATGAGCTGGGTAACCGACTGGAGTGCACAGGCAGCCTGCCGCACTACCGATCCGGATGAACTGTTCGTTCAAGGGGCGGCCCAGAACCGCGCCAAGGCGGTGTGCACCGGCTGCCCGGTGCGTACGGAGTGCCTGGCCGACGCCCTGGACAACCGGGTGGAGTTCGGCGTGTGGGGCGGGATGACCGAGCGCGAGCGCAGGGCACTCCTGCGTCGTCGCCCGACCGTCACCTCGTGGCGCCGGCTGCTGGAAACCGCGCGTACGGAGTACGAGCGCAGTACGGGCATATTGCCGGTGGACTGTGAGGACGAGGAGACCTACGAGAACTACGCCGCGGCCGGCTGA
- a CDS encoding metallophosphoesterase, with amino-acid sequence MRARYGVPLSITAVGAAGLAYAAGFEPRFFRLRRVTVPVLPPGMRPLRVLQVSDIHMVSGQHKKRRWLQSLAGLRPDFVINTGDNLSDPEGVPEVLDALGPLMEFPGAYVFGSNDYYGPRLRNPARYLIEKVQGRHGLNGNPPVVGAIHNPWEDLRDAFDTAGWIGLSNTRGRLKLDGSAGGVEIALTGLDDPHIKRDRYAQVAGGPESGADLSLAVVHAPYLRTLDAFTTDGYPLILAGHTHGGQLCIPFYGALVTNCDIDTDRVKGLSTHTAGGRTSFLHVSAGCGANRYTPVRFACPPEATLLTLTPTP; translated from the coding sequence ATGCGCGCGCGATACGGAGTCCCCCTGTCCATCACCGCGGTCGGCGCGGCCGGCCTCGCCTACGCCGCCGGCTTCGAGCCCCGGTTCTTCAGACTGCGACGGGTCACCGTGCCCGTACTGCCGCCCGGCATGCGGCCGTTGCGCGTGCTGCAGGTCTCCGACATCCACATGGTCAGCGGCCAGCACAAGAAGCGCCGCTGGCTCCAGTCCCTGGCCGGCCTGCGCCCGGACTTCGTCATCAACACGGGCGACAACCTCTCGGACCCCGAGGGAGTCCCGGAAGTCCTGGACGCGCTGGGTCCGCTGATGGAGTTCCCCGGCGCGTACGTCTTCGGCTCCAACGACTACTACGGACCGAGGCTGCGCAATCCCGCCCGCTACCTGATCGAAAAGGTCCAGGGCCGCCACGGCCTGAACGGAAACCCGCCCGTCGTCGGCGCCATCCACAACCCGTGGGAAGACCTGCGCGACGCCTTCGACACGGCCGGCTGGATCGGCCTGTCGAACACCCGCGGCCGGCTGAAGCTGGACGGCTCCGCGGGCGGCGTGGAGATCGCCCTGACCGGCCTGGACGACCCGCACATCAAGCGCGACCGCTACGCCCAGGTCGCCGGCGGCCCGGAATCCGGCGCCGACCTCTCCCTGGCCGTCGTCCACGCGCCCTACCTGCGGACCCTGGACGCCTTCACCACCGACGGCTACCCGCTGATACTGGCCGGCCACACCCATGGCGGCCAGTTGTGCATCCCCTTCTACGGGGCCCTGGTCACCAACTGCGACATCGACACCGACCGGGTCAAGGGCCTGTCCACCCATACCGCGGGCGGCCGTACCTCCTTCCTCCACGTCTCCGCCGGCTGCGGCGCCAACCGCTACACCCCCGTCCGCTTCGCCTGTCCCCCCGAAGCCACCCTCCTAACCCTCACCCCCACCCCCTAA
- a CDS encoding site-specific integrase, with product MTKRRSRGDGGLHWDDKRQRWIATASLGFDPSGKRIVKRASGKTKTAAKDKLKEVLRDYEDGLAIAPTGYTVKDAVTDWLAYGLAGRDPQTVTTNTILCNNHVIPALGARKLRDLSADDVDKWLADKAQTLSTRTLEGIRSCLNRAVKRAMARDKVKRNVVELCSVPTGQPGRPSKSLTVTQAEGVLTAAADSPLYAYIVVSLLTGGRTEEIRPLRWDHVDLDGDPDARPEIPPHIAVWRSIRASDDTKTRKSRRTLALPGRAIDALRIQWERQGWMRLAAGDKWQENGLVFTSAVGTELDSANVRREFRRAIKGVDGIVPEEWTPRELRQSFVSILSDRGIPLEEISRLVGHSSTAVTEEVYRKQIRPVIQTGATAMDGIFGALPKR from the coding sequence GTGACCAAGCGCCGCAGTAGGGGAGACGGCGGCCTTCACTGGGACGACAAGCGTCAACGCTGGATCGCTACGGCCAGTCTCGGCTTCGACCCGAGCGGCAAGCGGATCGTGAAGCGGGCCAGTGGCAAGACCAAGACGGCAGCCAAGGACAAGCTGAAAGAGGTGCTGCGGGACTATGAGGACGGTCTCGCCATCGCGCCCACCGGCTACACGGTCAAGGACGCGGTGACGGACTGGCTCGCGTACGGGCTCGCCGGCCGGGACCCTCAGACGGTCACGACCAACACGATCCTGTGCAACAACCACGTCATCCCTGCCCTGGGGGCGAGGAAGCTCCGCGATCTCAGCGCCGACGACGTGGACAAGTGGCTCGCCGACAAGGCGCAGACGCTGAGCACCCGCACCCTGGAAGGGATCCGCTCGTGCCTGAACCGCGCGGTGAAGCGGGCCATGGCGCGGGACAAGGTGAAGCGCAACGTCGTCGAACTGTGCTCGGTCCCCACCGGCCAGCCTGGACGTCCCTCGAAGTCCCTGACCGTGACACAGGCGGAAGGCGTGCTGACCGCTGCCGCAGACTCCCCGCTGTACGCGTACATCGTCGTGTCGCTGCTCACGGGTGGCCGTACAGAGGAGATCCGCCCCTTGCGGTGGGATCATGTCGACCTCGACGGCGATCCGGACGCGCGCCCTGAAATCCCGCCGCACATCGCGGTATGGCGCTCGATCCGAGCGTCCGACGACACGAAGACGCGGAAGTCTCGGCGGACGCTCGCGCTGCCCGGCCGAGCCATCGACGCGCTCAGGATCCAGTGGGAGCGGCAGGGGTGGATGCGGCTCGCGGCAGGCGACAAGTGGCAGGAGAACGGTCTGGTCTTCACCTCGGCCGTGGGCACGGAGCTGGACTCAGCGAACGTGCGTCGCGAGTTCCGTCGAGCCATCAAGGGTGTCGACGGGATCGTCCCAGAGGAGTGGACGCCGCGGGAACTCCGGCAGAGCTTCGTCTCGATCCTGTCGGACAGGGGGATCCCGCTTGAGGAGATCTCCCGGTTGGTCGGCCACTCCAGTACGGCCGTCACCGAAGAGGTCTACCGGAAGCAGATCCGCCCTGTGATCCAGACCGGAGCGACCGCCATGGACGGCATCTTCGGCGCCCTTCCGAAGCGGTAG
- the ssb gene encoding single-stranded DNA-binding protein has protein sequence MSVGETPITIVGNLAADPELRFTTGGDAIARFSVASTPRTYDKATGQWRDGTAMFLRCTAWRDLANHVAESLTKVMRVVVTGRLRQHNWQNEQGENRSMLALEVDDIGPSLRFATAKVERVQRNGAASGPATDAWSTAAPTTAGAAKGSGSGFSDEPPF, from the coding sequence ATGTCCGTGGGAGAGACCCCCATCACCATCGTCGGCAACCTCGCCGCTGACCCCGAACTGCGCTTCACCACCGGGGGCGACGCCATCGCCCGGTTCTCCGTCGCCTCCACCCCGCGCACCTACGACAAGGCCACCGGCCAGTGGCGCGACGGCACCGCGATGTTCCTGCGCTGCACCGCCTGGCGCGACCTGGCCAACCACGTCGCCGAGAGCCTGACCAAGGTCATGCGCGTGGTCGTCACCGGCCGCCTGCGTCAGCACAACTGGCAGAACGAGCAGGGCGAGAACCGTTCCATGCTCGCGCTGGAAGTCGACGACATCGGCCCCTCGCTGCGCTTCGCCACGGCCAAGGTCGAACGCGTCCAGCGCAATGGCGCCGCATCCGGTCCGGCCACCGACGCGTGGAGCACCGCCGCCCCCACCACGGCCGGAGCCGCTAAGGGCTCCGGTTCGGGGTTCAGCGACGAACCCCCGTTCTAG
- a CDS encoding helix-turn-helix domain-containing protein, which produces MPTEPLLYRISDAMRVLSMSRTVIYDLIRTGRLRTVNEGRARRIPASAINEYIALLEREAGEQK; this is translated from the coding sequence ATGCCGACAGAGCCTCTGCTCTATCGAATCTCCGACGCGATGCGCGTCCTGAGCATGAGCCGAACCGTGATCTACGACCTGATCCGTACGGGCCGTCTCCGCACGGTCAACGAGGGACGCGCCCGGCGCATCCCCGCATCCGCCATCAACGAGTACATCGCGCTGTTGGAGCGCGAGGCAGGAGAGCAGAAGTGA